The Myxococcota bacterium genome has a segment encoding these proteins:
- a CDS encoding branched-chain amino acid transaminase, with product MGDKPARSVTGEAIWMDGEWVAWDDARIHVLTHTLHYGLGVFEGIRCYRTADGRSAVFRLREHVERLYASAHINLMRIPFEPAVVEEACLEALRRNHLDEGYIRPLAYIGAGAMGLHPGDNPVRVSVIAWRWGAYLGEEGMERGIRAKVSTFSRHHVNAKMTKGKTCGDYVNSILAKREALLDGYDEAIMLDTQGQVSEATGENVFVVRKGKVKTPPLPTVLDGITRASMLELARDLGIDVEEAPLTRDDLYVADEVFLTGTAAEVTPIREIDHRTIGAGRRGPVAKRLQEAFFRAARGESPKYEAWLTYV from the coding sequence ATGGGCGACAAGCCGGCCCGGTCCGTCACGGGTGAAGCGATCTGGATGGACGGCGAGTGGGTGGCGTGGGACGACGCGCGCATCCACGTCCTCACGCACACGCTGCACTACGGGCTCGGCGTCTTCGAAGGCATCCGCTGCTACAGGACGGCCGACGGGCGCTCCGCCGTCTTCCGGCTGCGCGAGCACGTCGAGCGCCTCTACGCGTCCGCGCACATCAACCTCATGCGCATCCCGTTCGAGCCCGCCGTCGTCGAGGAGGCATGCCTCGAGGCGTTGCGCCGCAACCATCTCGACGAGGGCTACATCCGGCCGCTCGCGTACATCGGCGCCGGCGCCATGGGCCTGCATCCGGGCGACAACCCCGTGCGCGTCTCCGTGATCGCGTGGCGCTGGGGCGCCTATCTCGGGGAAGAAGGCATGGAGCGCGGCATCCGCGCGAAGGTGTCGACGTTCTCACGTCACCACGTCAACGCCAAGATGACCAAGGGCAAGACGTGCGGCGACTACGTCAACTCGATCCTCGCGAAGCGCGAGGCGCTGCTCGACGGCTACGACGAGGCCATCATGCTCGACACCCAGGGCCAGGTGTCGGAGGCGACGGGCGAGAACGTGTTCGTCGTGCGCAAGGGGAAGGTGAAGACGCCGCCGCTCCCGACCGTGCTCGACGGCATCACGCGCGCCTCGATGCTCGAGCTCGCGCGCGACCTCGGCATCGACGTCGAGGAGGCGCCGCTGACGCGCGACGATCTCTACGTCGCCGACGAGGTCTTCCTGACGGGCACGGCCGCCGAGGTGACACCGATCCGCGAGATCGACCACCGCACGATCGGCGCCGGGCGCCGCGGCCCCGTCGCGAAGCGGCTGCAGGAGGCGTTCTTCCGCGCCGCGCGCGGCGAGTCGCCGAAGTACGAGGCCTGGCTCACCTACGTGTGA
- a CDS encoding DUF748 domain-containing protein — MRAARPLAIALAVVVALLALALAGLAVVLPGWVESAGFRERIQSLARERIGRDVDWGDVDVRVFPPRVEVARVVIGGATPKAEPAVRAERASLVLAWRALLRGRAAVDAIVVEGAELRVARTPQGIDLLAAAVPAAPAAASAPAEDAGGAPPIELDRVALRGARIVLDDRVARPPVVWTLDGVDAEVRASSLAGPIAFEASGTLASGGDVAVRGEASADGPIDAAIELDGFEAAPLASYVDGIGRLAGRVDARARVARASADAPLSIDATLDARALDLAMGDLSAKGPVSAKATLAREGERWSGPFSVDLGDAALDYGGGVVRKAAGTRATLDGTLSTDESGALRADYELRVRNAQAKGALRTGTRTRVEMSAPAFDVAGWEEVVPALAELSPTGSLALEGLVLQTSPLALTGSFALSKLALAQVEPDAPLVLDGRVDAKGTSLVPRDLFATVGAARLAVEGGLQDLFGARVLAVRLATPQPVESNAVFSMVDALRDAVFGALDLDLSLDLPLAGAAAAAPATDRLRGDVRFRIGGDEAGGRLRGVSLLRTVFDRFGALGYAALAALPAKRGKSIEDYYSETFQVARATFHVANGEARTQDFEVVHDEYTTRLRGGLRLADLALDMRGELVIGDRLDAALSGAAQGQARVIPLARVGGTALAPTVSVKPEDVAAFAARYVVQADSKLGRKIDDALGSEAGDLLRGVLSGAGRGSRSRPAEAPANEPQPSSAPQPSPAPQPSPAPQPPPSAGPPAGEDTAPSAEPQAAPPAPAPEPDASPAPAEAP; from the coding sequence ATGCGCGCCGCGCGGCCGCTCGCGATCGCACTCGCCGTCGTCGTCGCGCTGCTCGCGCTCGCGCTCGCCGGGCTCGCGGTCGTGCTCCCCGGCTGGGTCGAGAGCGCGGGCTTCCGCGAGCGCATCCAGTCGCTCGCGCGCGAGCGCATCGGACGCGACGTCGACTGGGGCGACGTCGACGTGCGCGTCTTCCCGCCGCGCGTCGAGGTCGCGCGCGTGGTGATCGGCGGCGCGACGCCGAAGGCCGAGCCCGCGGTGCGCGCCGAGCGCGCCTCGCTCGTCCTCGCATGGCGCGCGCTGCTGCGCGGGCGCGCGGCGGTCGACGCGATCGTCGTCGAGGGCGCCGAGCTGCGCGTCGCGCGCACGCCGCAGGGCATCGATCTGCTCGCGGCTGCCGTGCCCGCCGCGCCCGCGGCGGCGAGTGCGCCCGCGGAGGACGCGGGCGGCGCGCCGCCCATCGAGCTCGATCGCGTCGCGCTGCGCGGCGCGCGCATCGTGCTCGACGATCGCGTCGCTCGCCCGCCCGTCGTCTGGACGCTCGACGGCGTCGACGCCGAGGTGCGCGCGTCGTCGCTCGCGGGGCCGATCGCGTTCGAGGCGAGCGGGACGCTCGCGAGCGGCGGCGACGTGGCCGTCCGCGGCGAGGCGTCCGCCGACGGGCCGATCGACGCCGCGATCGAGCTCGACGGGTTCGAGGCGGCGCCGCTCGCCAGCTACGTGGACGGGATCGGCCGTCTCGCCGGACGCGTCGACGCGCGCGCGCGCGTCGCGCGCGCGTCCGCCGATGCGCCGCTCTCGATCGACGCGACGCTCGACGCGCGCGCGCTCGATCTCGCAATGGGCGATCTCTCCGCGAAGGGGCCCGTGTCGGCGAAGGCGACGCTCGCGCGCGAGGGCGAGCGCTGGAGCGGCCCGTTCTCCGTCGACCTCGGTGACGCCGCGCTCGACTACGGCGGTGGCGTCGTGCGCAAGGCCGCGGGCACGCGCGCGACGCTCGACGGCACGCTCTCGACCGACGAGTCGGGCGCGCTGCGCGCCGACTACGAGCTGCGCGTGCGCAATGCGCAGGCGAAGGGCGCGCTGCGCACCGGAACGCGCACGCGCGTCGAGATGAGCGCGCCCGCGTTCGACGTCGCGGGCTGGGAAGAGGTGGTTCCCGCGCTCGCGGAGCTCTCGCCGACCGGCTCGCTCGCGCTCGAGGGGCTCGTGCTGCAGACGTCGCCGCTCGCGCTCACGGGGTCGTTCGCGCTCTCGAAGCTCGCGCTCGCGCAGGTGGAGCCGGACGCGCCGCTCGTGCTCGACGGGCGCGTCGACGCGAAGGGCACGTCGCTCGTGCCGCGCGACCTGTTCGCGACCGTGGGCGCCGCGCGGCTCGCCGTCGAGGGCGGGCTCCAGGATCTCTTCGGCGCGCGTGTGCTCGCCGTGCGCCTCGCGACGCCGCAGCCCGTCGAGAGCAACGCGGTGTTCTCGATGGTCGATGCGCTCCGCGACGCCGTCTTCGGCGCGCTCGACCTCGACCTCTCGCTCGACCTCCCGCTCGCGGGCGCGGCCGCCGCGGCGCCCGCGACCGACCGGCTGCGCGGCGACGTGCGCTTCCGGATCGGCGGCGACGAAGCGGGCGGGAGGCTCCGAGGCGTCTCGCTCCTCCGCACCGTCTTCGACCGCTTCGGCGCGCTCGGCTATGCGGCCCTGGCGGCGCTGCCGGCGAAGCGCGGCAAGTCGATCGAGGACTACTACTCGGAGACGTTCCAGGTGGCGCGCGCCACGTTCCACGTCGCGAACGGCGAGGCGCGCACGCAGGACTTCGAGGTCGTGCACGACGAGTACACGACGCGGCTCCGCGGAGGGCTGCGCCTCGCCGACCTCGCGCTCGACATGCGCGGCGAGCTCGTGATCGGCGACCGGCTCGACGCCGCGCTCTCGGGCGCCGCGCAGGGCCAGGCGCGCGTCATCCCGCTCGCTCGCGTCGGAGGCACGGCGCTCGCGCCGACCGTGTCGGTGAAGCCCGAGGACGTCGCGGCCTTCGCGGCCCGCTACGTCGTGCAGGCGGACTCGAAGCTCGGGCGCAAGATCGACGACGCGCTCGGGAGCGAGGCGGGCGACCTGCTGCGCGGTGTGCTCTCGGGCGCCGGGCGCGGCTCGCGCTCGCGCCCGGCCGAAGCGCCCGCGAACGAGCCGCAGCCGTCGTCCGCACCGCAGCCGTCGCCCGCGCCGCAGCCGTCGCCCGCGCCGCAGCCGCCGCCCTCCGCAGGGCCGCCAGCCGGCGAAGACACGGCGCCGTCCGCCGAGCCACAGGCGGCGCCGCCGGCCCCCGCGCCGGAGCCGGACGCGTCGCCGGCACCCGCGGAGGCGCCGTGA
- the gatB gene encoding Asp-tRNA(Asn)/Glu-tRNA(Gln) amidotransferase subunit GatB has protein sequence MSDGGLARTLDRWEAVIGLEVHTHLRTRSKLFSPAPVRYGDPPNHDVHPIDLGLPGVLPVLNERVVELAIRLGLATNSTVHARSVFARKNYFYPDLPKGYQISQYEDPVVSDGWIEVDVPGEGDAPGYRKRVGITRAHLEEDAGKSVHDDAVAGGDDTQLDYNRAGVPLLEIVSEPDLRTPAEAGAYLRALREILRYLDVSEADMEKGQFRCDANVSIRPRGEAALGTRTELKNLNSFRFVEEAIAAEIERQAEVLEDGGRVVQATMAYDPSTGRTRVLRLKEDANDYRYFPDPDLVALEIDPAHVERVRAALPELPERKRARFEDEHGLSPAEAAQLVASRALAALYDATVAAGASPKAVAGWLLRDLLQVLNDRGREVEDARLAPAALARLVALVESGKLTAKNARQIFPELAFGADPDELVRTRGLEAVSDAGALEGVVDEVIAADPAAAAKVRAGDDKPLNALMGQVMKKTRGKADPAQVRALLAEKLRGS, from the coding sequence GTGAGCGACGGCGGGCTCGCGCGCACGCTCGACCGCTGGGAGGCCGTGATCGGCCTCGAGGTGCACACCCACCTGCGCACGCGGTCGAAGCTCTTCAGCCCGGCGCCCGTGCGCTACGGCGACCCGCCCAACCACGACGTGCACCCGATCGACCTCGGGCTGCCCGGCGTGCTCCCCGTGCTCAACGAGCGCGTCGTCGAGCTCGCGATCCGCCTCGGGCTCGCGACGAACAGCACGGTGCACGCGCGTTCGGTGTTCGCGCGCAAGAACTACTTCTATCCCGATCTCCCGAAGGGCTACCAGATCTCGCAGTACGAGGACCCGGTGGTCTCCGACGGCTGGATCGAGGTCGACGTGCCGGGTGAGGGCGACGCGCCCGGCTACCGCAAGCGCGTCGGCATCACGCGCGCGCATCTCGAGGAGGACGCCGGCAAGTCGGTGCACGACGACGCCGTCGCGGGCGGCGACGACACGCAGCTCGACTACAACCGCGCCGGCGTTCCGCTGCTCGAGATCGTCTCCGAGCCCGATCTCCGCACGCCCGCCGAGGCGGGCGCCTACCTGCGCGCGCTGCGCGAGATCCTCCGCTACCTCGACGTGAGCGAGGCGGACATGGAGAAGGGCCAGTTCCGCTGCGACGCCAACGTCTCGATCCGGCCGCGCGGCGAGGCCGCGCTCGGCACGCGCACCGAGCTCAAGAACCTGAACTCGTTCCGCTTCGTGGAGGAGGCGATCGCGGCGGAGATCGAGCGGCAGGCCGAGGTGCTCGAGGACGGCGGCCGCGTCGTCCAGGCGACGATGGCCTACGACCCGTCCACCGGGCGCACGCGCGTGCTGCGTCTCAAGGAGGACGCGAACGACTATCGCTATTTCCCCGACCCCGACCTCGTCGCGCTCGAGATCGACCCGGCGCACGTCGAGCGCGTGCGCGCCGCGCTGCCCGAGCTGCCGGAGCGCAAGCGCGCGCGCTTCGAAGACGAGCACGGGCTGTCGCCGGCCGAAGCCGCGCAGCTCGTCGCGAGCCGCGCGCTCGCCGCGCTGTACGACGCGACGGTCGCAGCCGGCGCGAGTCCGAAGGCGGTCGCCGGCTGGCTGCTGCGCGACCTCCTGCAGGTGCTGAACGACCGCGGCCGCGAGGTCGAGGACGCGCGCCTCGCGCCGGCCGCGCTCGCGCGTCTCGTCGCGCTCGTCGAGAGCGGGAAGCTCACGGCGAAGAACGCGCGGCAGATCTTCCCCGAGCTCGCCTTCGGCGCCGACCCCGACGAGCTCGTCCGCACGCGCGGCCTCGAGGCGGTGTCGGACGCCGGCGCGCTCGAGGGCGTCGTGGACGAGGTGATCGCCGCCGACCCCGCAGCGGCGGCGAAGGTGCGCGCGGGCGACGACAAGCCGCTCAACGCGCTGATGGGGCAGGTGATGAAGAAGACACGAGGCAAGGCCGACCCGGCGCAGGTGCGCGCGCTCCTCGCCGAGAAGCTGCGCGGCTCGTGA
- the mtnA gene encoding S-methyl-5-thioribose-1-phosphate isomerase yields MSAEWFTLRWTDEGVEVLDQRALPEREVVLVLRDAEEVARAIESLAVRGAPAIGCAAALGVARAAVTSRAKEARSLASELAPVFERLAATRPTAVNLFHALARMRSALERAMHAERADAASVATALVVEAQRVLDEDVAACRAIGAAGLELVPQGARILTHCNAGALATAGYGTALGVVRAASEAGRAPRVLAGETRPFLQGARLTAWELARDGIPVSVHTDGMAGHLLQRGEIDLVLVGADRIAANGDVANKVGTYPLAVLAREHGVPFYVAAPLSTVDFETATGAAIPIEERGREEIAQLGGNKVLPDGIPVRHPAFDVTPARWVTAIVTERGIARPELRESLLGLRR; encoded by the coding sequence GTGAGCGCGGAGTGGTTCACGCTGCGCTGGACGGACGAGGGCGTCGAGGTGCTCGACCAGCGCGCGCTCCCGGAGCGGGAGGTCGTGCTCGTGCTGCGCGACGCGGAGGAGGTCGCGCGCGCGATCGAATCGCTCGCGGTGCGCGGCGCGCCCGCGATCGGATGCGCGGCCGCGCTCGGCGTGGCGCGCGCTGCGGTGACGAGCCGCGCGAAGGAGGCGCGCTCGCTCGCGAGCGAGCTCGCTCCCGTCTTCGAGCGTCTCGCCGCGACGCGGCCCACCGCGGTCAACCTCTTCCACGCGCTCGCTCGCATGCGCAGCGCGCTCGAGCGCGCGATGCACGCCGAGCGCGCGGACGCGGCGAGCGTCGCGACCGCGCTCGTCGTCGAGGCGCAGCGCGTCCTCGACGAGGACGTCGCGGCGTGTCGCGCGATCGGTGCGGCCGGCCTCGAGCTCGTGCCGCAGGGCGCGCGCATCCTCACGCACTGCAATGCGGGCGCGCTCGCCACGGCGGGCTACGGGACGGCGCTCGGGGTCGTGCGCGCGGCGTCCGAGGCCGGCCGCGCGCCGCGCGTGCTCGCGGGCGAGACACGGCCCTTCCTCCAGGGCGCGCGGCTCACGGCCTGGGAGCTCGCGCGCGACGGCATCCCCGTCTCCGTCCACACCGACGGCATGGCGGGCCACCTGCTGCAGCGCGGCGAGATCGACCTCGTCCTGGTCGGCGCCGACCGGATCGCCGCCAACGGCGACGTCGCGAACAAGGTCGGGACGTACCCGCTCGCCGTCCTCGCGCGCGAGCACGGCGTTCCGTTCTACGTCGCGGCGCCGCTCTCGACGGTCGACTTCGAGACCGCGACCGGCGCGGCGATCCCGATCGAGGAGCGCGGTCGCGAGGAGATCGCGCAGCTCGGCGGCAACAAGGTGCTCCCCGACGGCATTCCGGTGCGCCATCCGGCGTTCGACGTCACTCCCGCGCGCTGGGTGACGGCGATCGTCACCGAGCGCGGAATCGCGCGCCCGGAGCTCCGCGAATCGCTCCTCGGGCTTCGACGCTAG
- a CDS encoding response regulator, whose translation MSGRVLCVDSDPNLCAIIGEALGAQGYRVEARHDGLAALEAVSTDDFDLALIDIQLPRRDGFEVLESIRALRTPACDIPVFLLTGTRITAGYKERARAARATALVKKPIPLDKLHALVKKHIKDAPPRVFERERPAVAKSAASAAAPSVARASAKPAGAKAIALEGELRDLDFASLLHHLHGLRATGALILTHARRRKVVQVREGYPVGVKSNLIGECFGNLLVQRGAIDQAAFEESVARMKAGEGLQGRILVAMQVMSEEEVARALLEQAEEKLLEVFEWKRGRYEFKQGARLAGGLALPQGRAPASWVLEGVRARMPIERIDRRLRRRADQFVARADSPFYRLQDVELADVERQLVDGLDGKQRVGSFLRSDERVRRALYGLIVTGLLDTRAAGGDADGRRATDRASGGRKRDERGERDLRTELAASAERMRRQTDFEVLGVGTDASVEEIEAGFEEVARRAHPDRFQHSSQSVRALADEVFARIEAAHERLRDPRKRQEYLLELQRGERRAAQEKEEARKLEAEVEFQRGEALLRERKYEAALLCFGNALERNPAEGEYHAHYGYCLFLIHQDETAMVEEAIEHVKRGLKLARDHEKPYLFLGRLYKAIGQGGAAEKMFTRAVQIRPDSVEALRELRLINMRKNKKGLIGRILRR comes from the coding sequence ATGTCGGGAAGGGTGCTCTGCGTCGATTCGGATCCGAACCTGTGCGCGATCATCGGTGAGGCGCTCGGCGCGCAGGGCTACCGGGTCGAGGCACGGCACGACGGCCTGGCGGCGCTCGAAGCGGTGTCGACCGACGACTTCGATCTCGCCCTGATCGACATCCAGCTCCCGCGGCGCGACGGCTTCGAGGTCCTCGAGAGCATCCGCGCGCTGCGCACTCCCGCCTGCGACATCCCCGTCTTCCTCCTCACCGGAACGCGCATCACGGCCGGCTACAAGGAGCGCGCGCGCGCGGCGCGCGCGACGGCGCTCGTCAAGAAGCCGATCCCGCTCGACAAGCTGCACGCGCTCGTCAAGAAGCACATCAAGGACGCGCCGCCGCGCGTCTTCGAGCGCGAGCGGCCCGCGGTCGCGAAGTCGGCGGCGAGCGCGGCCGCGCCCTCCGTCGCGCGCGCGAGCGCGAAGCCCGCGGGCGCGAAGGCGATCGCACTCGAAGGCGAGCTCCGCGACCTCGACTTCGCGTCGCTGCTCCACCACCTCCACGGCCTTCGCGCGACCGGCGCGCTCATCCTGACCCACGCGCGGCGTCGCAAGGTGGTGCAGGTGCGCGAGGGCTACCCGGTCGGCGTGAAGTCGAACCTGATCGGCGAGTGCTTCGGCAACCTCCTCGTGCAGCGCGGTGCGATCGACCAGGCCGCGTTCGAGGAGTCGGTCGCGCGCATGAAGGCGGGGGAAGGGCTGCAGGGACGGATCCTCGTCGCGATGCAGGTGATGAGCGAGGAGGAGGTCGCGCGCGCGCTGCTCGAGCAGGCCGAGGAGAAGCTGCTCGAGGTCTTCGAGTGGAAGCGCGGTCGCTACGAGTTCAAGCAGGGGGCGCGACTCGCGGGTGGCCTCGCGCTGCCGCAGGGCCGCGCGCCCGCGTCGTGGGTGCTCGAGGGCGTGCGCGCGCGGATGCCGATCGAGCGCATCGACCGGCGCCTGCGCCGCCGCGCCGACCAGTTCGTCGCGCGCGCCGACAGCCCGTTCTACCGGCTCCAGGACGTCGAGCTCGCGGACGTCGAACGCCAGCTCGTCGACGGCCTCGACGGCAAGCAGCGCGTCGGCTCCTTCCTTCGCTCCGACGAGCGCGTGCGCCGCGCGCTCTACGGCCTGATCGTGACGGGGCTGCTCGACACGCGCGCGGCCGGCGGCGACGCGGACGGCCGGCGCGCGACCGACCGCGCGAGCGGCGGCCGCAAACGCGACGAGCGCGGTGAGCGCGACCTGCGCACGGAGCTCGCGGCGTCGGCCGAGCGCATGCGCCGGCAGACCGACTTCGAGGTGCTCGGCGTCGGCACCGATGCGAGCGTCGAGGAGATCGAGGCCGGCTTCGAGGAGGTCGCGCGCCGCGCGCACCCCGACCGCTTCCAGCACAGCAGCCAGTCCGTGCGCGCACTCGCCGACGAGGTGTTCGCGCGCATCGAGGCCGCGCACGAGCGACTGCGCGACCCGCGCAAGCGCCAGGAGTACCTGCTCGAGCTGCAGCGCGGCGAGCGGCGCGCGGCGCAGGAGAAGGAAGAGGCGCGCAAGCTCGAGGCCGAGGTCGAGTTCCAGCGCGGCGAGGCGCTGCTGCGCGAGCGCAAGTACGAAGCGGCGCTCCTCTGCTTCGGCAACGCGCTCGAACGCAATCCGGCCGAGGGCGAGTACCACGCCCACTACGGCTACTGCCTGTTCCTCATCCACCAGGACGAGACGGCGATGGTGGAGGAGGCGATCGAGCACGTGAAGCGCGGCCTCAAGCTGGCGCGCGATCACGAGAAGCCCTACCTCTTCCTCGGCCGTCTCTACAAGGCGATCGGTCAGGGCGGCGCCGCGGAGAAGATGTTCACGCGCGCCGTCCAGATCCGCCCCGACTCGGTGGAGGCGCTGCGCGAGCTCCGGCTCATCAACATGCGCAAGAACAAGAAGGGGCTCATCGGCCGCATCCTCCGGCGCTGA
- a CDS encoding sigma 54-interacting transcriptional regulator, which translates to MSLFRDDERAIAEGLAALADTNPFGPERIDHERGALGSAFARYSDVWHVDVALDGLNPNTNALRDVAGSLADRARERLASGGAARASARDLVVYEALCRFALYMAYEDELMALVRAGERGERASGRVACWPRFERDHARLLRIEGVRLPAAVAASAGTLFAWGFQIRRAFHHVFRRIYGGSMPAARLRAAVWESIFTRDPARYRRALVDRMGDVPTLITGETGTGKELVARAIALSRFIAFDVERGTFAEDYATCFHAVNLAALSPGLIESELFGHRRGSFTGALEDRAGWLEACSERGSVFLDEIGELAPELQVKLLRVLEQRTFQRIGETRDRRFAGKILAATNRDLAAEIDDGRFREDLFYRLCADAVRTPTLREQLADAPDDLPNLLLVIARRVAGDDEAPALVDEVQRCVARDLGADYAWPGNVRELEQCVRSVLVRGTYRPERTRRRATGGLAGELARAIEDGALGADDLVRLYCTHVYARTRSYEETGRRLGLDRRTVKAKLDRERLARLEDGDA; encoded by the coding sequence ATGTCCCTCTTCCGCGACGACGAGCGCGCCATCGCCGAGGGCCTCGCGGCGCTCGCCGACACGAACCCGTTCGGGCCCGAGCGCATCGACCACGAGCGCGGCGCCCTCGGGTCCGCGTTCGCGCGCTACTCGGACGTCTGGCACGTCGACGTCGCCCTCGACGGGCTCAATCCCAACACGAATGCGCTGCGCGACGTCGCGGGCTCGCTCGCCGATCGCGCGCGCGAGCGCCTCGCGTCGGGCGGCGCCGCGCGCGCGTCCGCGCGCGACCTCGTCGTCTACGAAGCGCTGTGCCGGTTCGCGCTCTACATGGCCTACGAAGACGAGCTGATGGCGCTCGTCCGCGCGGGCGAGCGCGGCGAACGCGCGAGCGGCAGGGTCGCCTGCTGGCCGCGCTTCGAGCGCGACCACGCGCGGCTCCTGCGCATCGAGGGGGTGCGCCTGCCCGCCGCGGTCGCGGCGTCGGCGGGCACGCTCTTCGCGTGGGGCTTCCAGATCCGCCGCGCCTTCCATCACGTGTTCCGTCGCATCTACGGCGGCTCGATGCCGGCGGCCCGCCTGCGCGCCGCGGTCTGGGAGTCGATCTTCACGCGCGACCCCGCCCGCTACCGCCGCGCGCTCGTCGACCGCATGGGCGACGTGCCGACGCTCATCACGGGCGAGACGGGGACGGGCAAGGAGCTGGTCGCGCGCGCGATCGCGCTGTCGCGCTTCATCGCGTTCGACGTCGAGCGCGGGACGTTCGCCGAGGACTACGCGACGTGCTTCCACGCCGTGAACCTCGCCGCGCTCTCGCCGGGCCTGATCGAGTCGGAGCTCTTCGGTCACCGGCGCGGCTCGTTCACGGGCGCGCTCGAGGACCGCGCGGGCTGGCTCGAGGCGTGCAGCGAGCGGGGCTCGGTGTTCCTCGACGAGATCGGCGAGCTCGCGCCGGAGCTCCAGGTGAAGCTCCTGCGCGTGCTCGAGCAGCGCACCTTCCAGCGCATCGGCGAGACGCGCGATCGCCGCTTCGCCGGGAAGATCCTCGCGGCGACGAACCGCGACCTCGCGGCGGAGATCGACGACGGGCGCTTCCGCGAGGATCTCTTCTACCGGCTCTGTGCCGATGCCGTCCGCACGCCGACGCTGCGCGAGCAGCTCGCCGACGCGCCGGACGACCTTCCCAACCTGCTGCTCGTCATCGCGCGCCGCGTCGCGGGCGACGACGAGGCGCCCGCGCTCGTCGACGAGGTGCAGCGCTGCGTCGCGCGCGACCTCGGCGCGGACTACGCCTGGCCCGGCAACGTGCGCGAGCTCGAGCAGTGCGTGCGCAGCGTGCTCGTGCGCGGCACCTATCGGCCCGAGCGCACCCGTCGTCGCGCGACCGGCGGGCTCGCGGGCGAGCTCGCGCGCGCCATCGAGGACGGCGCGCTCGGCGCCGACGATCTCGTCCGGCTCTACTGCACCCACGTCTACGCGCGGACGCGGAGCTACGAGGAGACGGGCCGTCGCCTCGGGCTCGACCGCCGCACCGTGAAGGCGAAGCTCGACCGCGAGCGGCTCGCGCGGCTCGAGGACGGCGACGCCTAG
- a CDS encoding SDR family NAD(P)-dependent oxidoreductase, with product MRNLEGRVAVVTGGASGIGEALARACARERMKVVVADIEAAGAERVAKAIVAAGGAAIGAAADVSDRASVEALADAAYREFGAVHLLCSNAGVLATGPLVDATDHDWKWLLGVNLFGVVNGARVFVPRMRAQGGEAHIVNTASIAGLTGVPDLGVYCATKHAVVGVSEVLAHELAEDGIGVSVLCPGGVETRIHEAARNRPAALGGPVAVAADATGDAGPDDAVDASSFEASLQEIIGPDQVAQLVLEAVRNRELYVVTHPAWKVPFQLRADAILEAYDRAADRRS from the coding sequence ATGCGGAACCTCGAAGGACGGGTGGCGGTGGTGACGGGCGGCGCGAGCGGCATCGGCGAGGCGCTCGCCCGCGCCTGCGCGCGAGAGCGGATGAAGGTCGTCGTCGCCGACATCGAGGCCGCGGGCGCCGAGCGGGTCGCGAAGGCGATCGTCGCCGCGGGCGGCGCGGCGATCGGCGCCGCCGCCGACGTGAGCGACCGCGCCTCCGTCGAGGCGCTCGCCGACGCGGCATACCGCGAGTTCGGCGCCGTCCACCTGCTCTGCAGCAACGCCGGCGTGCTCGCGACCGGCCCGCTCGTCGACGCGACCGACCACGACTGGAAGTGGCTGCTCGGCGTGAACCTGTTCGGCGTCGTGAACGGCGCGCGCGTCTTCGTGCCGCGCATGCGCGCGCAGGGCGGCGAGGCGCACATCGTGAACACCGCGTCGATCGCGGGGCTCACCGGCGTTCCCGACCTCGGCGTCTACTGCGCGACCAAGCACGCCGTCGTCGGCGTCTCGGAGGTGCTGGCGCACGAGCTCGCAGAGGACGGGATCGGCGTCTCCGTGCTGTGCCCGGGCGGCGTCGAGACGCGCATCCACGAGGCGGCGCGCAACCGGCCGGCCGCCCTCGGTGGGCCGGTCGCGGTCGCCGCCGATGCGACGGGCGATGCGGGCCCCGACGACGCGGTCGATGCGAGCTCGTTCGAGGCGAGCCTGCAGGAGATCATCGGGCCCGACCAGGTCGCGCAGCTCGTGCTCGAAGCCGTGCGCAACCGCGAGCTCTACGTGGTGACGCACCCGGCCTGGAAGGTGCCCTTCCAGCTCCGCGCGGACGCGATCCTCGAAGCCTACGATCGCGCGGCCGACCGCCGAAGCTAG